In Actinoplanes sp. NBC_00393, a single genomic region encodes these proteins:
- the thiS gene encoding sulfur carrier protein ThiS has protein sequence MRLTINGRTESRPDNCSVATLVAEIIAAQRGVAVAVNGTVVPRSTWADVDLADGDKIEVLTAAQGG, from the coding sequence ATGCGCCTGACGATCAACGGCCGGACGGAGAGCCGGCCCGACAACTGCTCAGTCGCGACCCTGGTCGCCGAGATCATCGCCGCCCAGCGTGGGGTGGCGGTCGCGGTCAACGGAACCGTCGTGCCCCGCTCGACCTGGGCCGACGTCGACCTGGCCGACGGCGACAAGATCGAAGTGCTGACCGCTGCGCAGGGAGGCTGA
- the thiO gene encoding glycine oxidase ThiO, protein MSGRRTVAVVGGGIIGLAIASELVSRGAEVTVFDPDPGGSDGAWHVAAGMLAPGGESAHEYPHLTRLLEASNALWPEFAASLGDVGYDDAGTLGVALTADDVADSMREWRHQKLDPLTGSQLRDREPALSPRVRAGVFAPTETQVDPRKVVAALRAGLAGRIAAKRVDVLSDVDADVTVVAAGCGTAALTGLPIRPVKGQVLRLRGEPGLLRHVIHGSADGRPVYLVPRADGEVVVGATQEERTDRAITVGGVHDLLRAALDLVPGLAEHEITEITVGHRPGTPDNAPILGHVDDIRRTVVAAGHHRNGVLLAPITARLVADLVLTGSAPALLDDFTPGRFGCA, encoded by the coding sequence ATGAGCGGGCGCCGGACCGTTGCGGTCGTCGGTGGCGGAATCATCGGGTTGGCCATCGCCTCCGAGTTGGTGTCGCGCGGCGCCGAGGTGACCGTCTTCGACCCGGATCCGGGCGGCAGCGACGGCGCCTGGCACGTCGCCGCCGGAATGCTGGCACCAGGCGGCGAGTCGGCTCACGAATATCCGCACCTCACGCGGCTGCTGGAAGCCTCGAATGCGCTGTGGCCCGAGTTCGCGGCGTCGCTCGGCGATGTCGGATACGACGATGCCGGGACGCTCGGTGTCGCGCTCACCGCTGACGACGTCGCCGACTCGATGCGGGAATGGCGACACCAGAAACTCGATCCGCTGACCGGCTCGCAACTGCGGGACCGGGAACCGGCCCTCTCGCCGCGGGTCCGGGCCGGTGTCTTCGCGCCCACCGAGACGCAGGTCGACCCGCGCAAGGTGGTCGCTGCACTGCGAGCCGGGCTGGCCGGGCGCATCGCAGCAAAACGCGTGGACGTTCTCTCCGATGTGGATGCCGACGTCACCGTGGTGGCGGCCGGCTGTGGCACGGCGGCGCTCACCGGGCTGCCGATCCGCCCGGTGAAAGGCCAGGTGCTGCGGCTGCGCGGCGAACCCGGCCTGCTCCGGCACGTGATCCACGGCAGTGCCGACGGCCGGCCCGTCTACCTCGTCCCGCGCGCGGACGGCGAGGTCGTGGTCGGCGCCACCCAGGAGGAGCGGACCGACCGAGCGATCACCGTCGGCGGTGTGCACGACCTGCTCCGGGCCGCCCTCGACCTGGTGCCAGGGCTGGCCGAACACGAGATCACCGAGATCACCGTGGGGCACCGCCCGGGCACCCCGGACAACGCCCCGATCCTCGGCCACGTCGACGACATCCGGCGGACCGTGGTGGCCGCCGGTCATCACCGCAACGGCGTGCTGCTCGCGCCGATCACCGCACGACTTGTCGCCGACCTGGTACTCACCGGCTCGGCACCCGCTCTGCTGGACGACTTCACCCCCGGGAGGTTCGGATGCGCCTGA